In Falco cherrug isolate bFalChe1 chromosome 5, bFalChe1.pri, whole genome shotgun sequence, one DNA window encodes the following:
- the GNAT3 gene encoding guanine nucleotide-binding protein G(t) subunit alpha-3: MGNGSSSESKESARRSRELEKKLQADAEREARTVKLLLLGAGESGKSTIVKQMKIIHKDGFTYQERMEYRSIIYSNAVQSILSIMKAMTKLGISYENPARIEDERKLCAMATALEDGDMSSELVELIKQLWSDGGTQACFARAAEYQLNDSAAYYLNDLDRLSMPDYVPSEQDVLHSRVKTTGIIETQFSFKDLNFRMFDVGGQRSERKKWIHCFEGVTCIIFCAALSAYDMVLVEDKEVNRMHESLQLFNSICNHKCFAATSIVLFLNKKDLFQEKIKKVHLNICFPEYNGLNTFEDAGNYIKKQFLDLNIRKEDKEIYSHLTCATDTQNVKFVFDAVTDIIIKENLKDCGLF; this comes from the exons ATGGGCAATGGATCCAGTTCTGAGAGCAAGGAGTCGGCCAGGAGAtccagagaactggaaaagaagCTCCAGGCAGATGCAGAGAGGGAAGCCAGGACAGTCAAACTACTACTTTTGG GTGCTGGAGAGTCAGGAAAGAGCACTATCGTAAAGCAAATGAA GATTATCCATAAAGATGGTTTCACCTACCAGGAACGCATGGAGTACAGATCCATCATTTACAGTAATGCAGTGCAGTCTATCCTGTCTATCATGAAAGCAATGACTAAGTTAGGAATCAGTTATGAAAACCCAGCTAGAATT GAAGACGAAAGGAAGCTGTGTGCCATGGCAACAGCTCTGGAGGATGGCGACATGTCTTCTGAATTGGTTGAACTCATCAAACAACTGTGGAGCGATGGTGGGACTCAGGCCTGCTTCGCAAGGGCAGCGGAGTACCAGCTCAACGACTCGGCAGCCTA TTACCTCAACGATTTGGATAGGTTATCAATGCCGGACTACGTGCCTAGTGAGCAAGACGTTTTGCACTCCCGAGTGAAAACAACTGGGATTATAGAGactcagttttctttcaaggaTTTGAATTTCAG gaTGTTTGATGTGGGTGGACAGcgatcagagagaaaaaagtggaTTCATTGCTTTGAGGGAGTTACTTGCATCATATTCTGTGCTGCACTCAGTGCCTATGACATGGTTCTGGTGGAAGATAAAGAAGTG AACAGAATGCATGAAAGCCTTCAGTTGTTCAACAGCATCTGCAACCACAAGTGCTTTGCAGCCACTTCCATTGTGctgtttctaaataaaaaagacctctttcaagagaaaataaaaaaagttcatCTGAATATCTGCTTTCCTGAGTATAATG gattaaatacatttgaagaTGCTGGAAATTATATCAAGAAACAATTCCTAGACTTAAACATAAGGAAAGAAGATAAAGAGATATATTCTCACTTGACATGTGCCACAGACACCCAGAATGTCAAGTTTGTATTTGATGCAGTCACAGACATAATAatcaaagaaaatctgaaagactGTGGGCTTTTCTAG